From Prinia subflava isolate CZ2003 ecotype Zambia chromosome 32, Cam_Psub_1.2, whole genome shotgun sequence:
ggcagcTCCCCTTTACTGGAGTTCAGGGTCCCAGTTCCTTACCTGGGCTTTCTCCACTGACTCGCTTCTCTTGACACCCCTCTGCTGCTGCGCCTCATACTCCTCAGCCTGCTCCTTCTGTGGCACAAGAAAGGTCTGGGCAACCAGCCACCCCCCAGAGCTGGCCAGCCCTCCTGCACCCTccagccccctcctgccccacccaATTCCTTCCTGAACCACCTGCCCCCTTCAGTCCCCTCCAGACTCAAGGAACTGATGAGGCAAGggagggtggaggaggaggaaaccCTGGATCTGGGAGGGAGACGCAGGAGTTCTGGGCTGAAAACAGGGACTTGGTGTCACAGAATCGTGGAatgatttaggttggaaaaaccctctgagagcatcaagtccaaccattccccagcacagccaaggccaccactaacccacGTCCCCAAGTACCACATCTACACAACTGTTAAATCTCTGCAGGAATGGGgatgccagcactgccctggggagctgtgccagagctggacaaccctttccatgaaggaattttcccagtATCCAACTTAAACCTCCCCTGTGCAACTTGAGTCCATTTCCACTTGCCCTGTCccaggtccctgtcccctccaccATGGATAAACCTCGCCGGGGGCCAACACCAGACCTCACCCATTggtgctgctccctgtccctgttctcaGCCTCTGGTTGCTGCTGGAGtctcctgcagggaaaaaatcGTTAAAACTGAGGATTTGAGACTTCACCCCACTATTTCAGGTCCCTGGGAATATCATATGAAGGCCATCCCTCACTTTGGTAATGCCTCCCCTCACTTCAGGGCTGACAAGGTGCTACAGGTCACCCTTGAAGAGAGGAGCACttgaggggcaggagctgctccaaacAGTGAGATCATTCCAGGGAAATCTCTTCCTTGGGGATATGGACATGAGCATCTTGATATGGGAGCTGGGCAGATTTCCCTGAAGTGGTCCCTGTGGGGCTTAGAGCTCCCTGGACCTCTGACACCCCGAAAACAGGGGCCATGGATGCCAGGCAAGAGTTTGGGAAGCAAAAGGGGGAGTAGTCCTGGAGCAGGATCTATGGGCAGGGAGACTCAGGGATGATGCTGGACAAGCAGCCAAGCTCCTTGGGGGTTAGCCAGGGAGATGTGCCCtccacagctggagcaggatcCCCTCATAGCTCTTCTCTTAAAGAAGATTTCCTGAGActgcaggaattccagcagTGGGAAATGCATGAACGTGATCCACCACTTCCTAAGGAATAAACTCTGCTGAAGTGGGGGCAGCTCAGAGAGGtagtgacagggacaggcagcatCACAGGAATCCCAGAGAGCAGGATGGGCTCTAGGAATCATTTGCAAAACCCCACTCACTTCTGGGCTTCGATTTCACAGGATCTGGCTTTAAACATCTGCTCCCGCCCTGCCgcctcctgcagctcccgcTCCCGCCACTCCCGCTCCAGCCGCTGCcgctcctcctctgccctcctcttctcctccagcCGACGGTTCTCCTCATCCTTCTGAGGGCAGATGGGCACAGAGCTTGGGCTTCCTGGTCTCAGAGGGGTGGGGGTCAGACTACCAGCGCTCAGAACCCCCTGGCCCTCTGCATCCTGGGGCACACAGCAGGTCCCAGGGGACATGGCATATCCCAGGGCACACAGTGGATCCTGGGGCTTGTGATGGATTCCAGGGCATTTAGCCAGTCAGAAGGTTCACATGTTATTGCTTAACCCCATAAAACACAACgtgaaagggaaggaaacaaGGAGCAGCCCTCAGAGAGGTCAAAAACCAGTTTCCTCACGCAACTGGGATTTGCTGAGAGCTGGGATGCAGCCCAGCTGTCTGCCAGAAGAGCCAAGGTGCATCCCAGCCCTCTCTCCCTGAGCCCACCCAAGCAGCCCTGAGCACCTTCCCCTTCAATACTCAGACCCTCCTCTCTGAGCACCCCGAGGCAGTAGCTCTGCACTTCCCTGAGCTTTTGATCCCTGATTCCAGGTAGGACTCCCCAGTTCCCAGACAGGGAATAAGCATATGGAGAATAATCTCCAGCTAAATCGAAATACTTTGTGCTCCGAGGCACGCGTTCACTCACCTCTGCTTTGGCCCAGAAATTATCCTTATTTACCCGCTTGATTTCAGACATTGCATTCGTCTTCTGGtacacagagccctgaggaagCCACAGAAAAATCATCTTTCTTGTACTTTTGTcaaaaatcagcccaagtcAGCACAGTCTGGGACTTCTTTTAGAAGTTGCTATAACCTGATGCTTTGCCTTACAAATTAAAGGAGGGCTGGGTGAGGCCAGCGATGTGCACGTTGCCAAAAATAGGGAAttgctggccctggcacaggttactgcccctggatccctggaagtgtccaaagccaggttggacaagCTTGGGACACCCTGAGACagagggaggtgtccctgcccatggcagggggtgggactggatgggctttaaggtccctccaacTCAAGCCGTGATTCCATGCTTCAaacctgccctctggcagtgggatgccattcccccttgtcctgttactCTGTGCCCTGGTGCAAAGTCTTTCTCTAGCTCACTTGGAGCCCCTTTGGGTACTGGAAGGGGACCTAAGTTCTCTCTGGACcattcccttctccagcctgaacatTCCACAGACATGTAAATGGCCAGGGTGCCCCTTACATCATGGGATGATAGTGGTCCCAGACCTTCCCCCCACCCAGAGGCACCCAAAAGCCCTCACTGATTTAGCTCACCACGGGAGCCTGGGGTCCGGAGTCCTGGAACTTGATGCTCTCCTTGTGGAAGCTGTAGTTGGCCCCGGAGGCCTTGGCCACCTTCTCCATGATGAGTTCAGGCTCCACATCTTCCTCTGCCCGGGCATTGATGGTGACATGAGCCCCCTGAGAAGGAGGAACCAGGACAGGGGTGAGGGGGTTATTCTGGGACCCCTCCACCATCCTGCTCTGGCAGGTCCTGTCTgtgctcccagagctcccaaggggaaggaaaaggattcgggtgagaaggagaaaatatcCAGGGCAAGCTGGTCTACTGGAAGACGTCCCTGACCACGGCACGGGGGTAGAACTGGATAGTCtaaggtccctccaacccaaaccattcaatgaCTTCCTGAGGGAGGATATGAGGGAGATCAGACCTTTAAGAAGTTGGCCACAGTGCTGACGTGGTTGGCGCAGGCTCCTTTCCGCATGTCATTGACACCTTCACCCGTCTGCAACGAGACACCACCAGCACTGGCTCACCCAAGCCCCTCCAGGGTGGATTCATTGCAGCCGCACCTGGATCTGAGCCTgagtctctctccagctctcctggagcccctcaaGGCActgcaaggggctctgaggtctccctggagccctctcttctcccagctggacactccctgccctccatggcagagcctggctccatggcagaggggccccagctcccacccagTTAAGGTCTGTCCCCACTCACCCAGTTGACGAGGACATACTTGGGCAGCCCAGAGTTGGGATCCTTCACACGGCAGAAGCCGTACATCACCTTCCCACTGTTGAGCTCCTCCACCATCTCCTCCAGGCCCCCATCTGTcccaggaggaaggagagggggtGAGTCCAGCTCATGGACATGTGGTGGGAACAGCCAAACTCATCCCAGCTCTGTATTCCCTGGAGATTTTCCCCATTAGATGTGGAGTTGTTGTATCTCATGAATGTCTCAGATCCCTGTGTTTACTCTGTAAACACATAACCTGATCATTTATCATCCACATGACTATTTGGGAGCCAAGCCCCAGCCTTTTCTCACCCACCCCCATGCCCAGCAGCCCTCATCACTCAGTTCCTCTTCCTCAGGCCTTCACAAACCCCATATGGAAAGATCCTAGATCTGCAACCAAGCGCAGGCAtgacagagaagggaaaagagttGCTCGCACTCCCTAATCACTTAGAAGCTTTAATGAGAGCAGGCAGCTGTCAGTTTTCCCATAGGTTCCTGCACAAAACCATGCTCAGAAACACCTCAGTGAGGGTGGGAATGGTGCTGAGAAATGGCAGAGGAACTGGCTGAGCCTTGTTCCTGCTTTGCAAGATAGGAAGTAGAGAAGGAACCAAAAGGGTCACATGGGGAAAAGTCCTGCTAGTCCACCATGGGAAAACTCCTGCCTCAATGCCTCCCTTCCTGTTACACCCACCTAGAATGGTCTCAGTGCTGGTTTGAGGACTTGGGAGTGAATCCCAGAGGGAAAATCCCATACAGGGCTCAGGCAGGGGCAATGGAAAGGGAACAGCATTGCTCTCGCTACACCAATAACTAccaggaaaggaggaaaaccaCCAAAAATGCATGCTCTCATCACAAAAATATTCCCCCAGACCACAGTTCCTCCTGTGCTGGGTTATCTGAGCCCTGAAAAGTGGGAAAAGAGCCAATGGTCCTTATCATCCCTGGCAGGAGTAACAAAGACCAACAcagcttgctctgctctgcagcatcacctggatcatttccttctccctattaaatatttatgatttGGCTCTAAATTTGGCTCCAAACCCAGCAAGGAAATTGAAGGTTGGAAGCCTGAAGTTGGTTGTGAGGGCTGGAACATGATAGCAATGCTGGGGGAAGCAGGGAtctgcagggagctcagggcacaccctctgcagctccccaaAACTCTTGTTTGTGACTCAACAAGAGCTTTCTTTAACAAAATTCCTCAGCACCAAAGCCCTGGCTCCAAGGGCTCCACCAGATCCTGTGAAGCATCACAGAAAATTACACAGAGCTCCACAGGCTGGGAAAAACACTTGGAAATTAAGGAAGAAGCTGAGGAGGGATGAGAGGATGCAAATTCCGAGGGTAGGGAAACCCGCCTGGATGCACTGCTTCCTGAAGGCTTCAGCTTCCCAGCCAGAAGTGTTTGGATAAGAATCACCAGTcaggcagaaaataaattaaaaaattgtgGGAAGAAGGGAATTGGTCGTGAAGGACTTTAAGAGCATTGAGTAGGAAGCCGTGGCTGCGTGACTGGCTTTGGAGTACCACATGGTCCTGCCTAAATCCGGGATCTAAAATACTTCAGAGATGCAAAGAGTTGCCAGGAACCAAACTTGGGATcctttggaaaggaaaggagaagcagagctgccagtgaGACTCTGCTCCAGATTCCTCACTCCAAAATCACACTGGACACCCTGACAACAGCTCCCACCCTTGTCCCATCACCCAAGGCACCCCCAAAACACTCTCAGGGATTAAAACCCCCCTGACATCCCAGGAAGGTACAGTGAGATGAGCCCTGGAAGCCCCCCAGAGCCATGGACGCCATGGAAACAGGGGGATGGTCCCCAAAATCCTCACCTCCGGAGCCAGCCACTCGCAGGTCATTGCTGTTGCCTTCATAGGTGAACAGAGCCCTATAATTCAGgcagaaatgggatttttagcACAGTGCTCATCTGGGGCATTCACACATCCCTGACACCTTCTGAGGTGCAGGGGGACctgccaccccacagcccagggactTACTGATCTCCCATGACATCCCCTGATCCTCTCAAACAGCCCACCGCCGATCGCCCCTCACCCCTCATCCACCCCACACCCCTGATTCCCTCTATACACCCCACATCCCCCCAAACACCCCCACACTCTGACCCCTGCCACCCCATATCCCCCCCAGTCACTGGCTCAGCCCAGGCCCTCCACCCGCCCCTATCCCCATTCCACTCCCACCCCTCCATCGCCCCCCCATCTCCTTGGATTCCCCCCACACCCCATCCCCCACCCCAAACACCCACATTCCTCCGAACACTCCAcggccccccctcccccagctccccatcctcccccatccccatccccctCCTGCCCCGCCCGCATCCCCAATCACCGACCCCCGGCCCCCGCCGACCCTCCCTCACCAGTCCGTGGCGCTCCCCGCGGCAACCACGCTCCCGTAGGCCTCCTGCAGCGCCCGCCCGTTCTTGGCCAGGTTCAGCGCCATGACCGcgcccgctccgcccgccgGCACCGCCGGCACCGCCCCGCCGGTGCTACCGGCCTCAcccccgggcccgcccccgcccggccccgcctcgggcccgccccgggcccgcccgcggcaccggcaccgccgccccgccccggaagcgcccgccccgccccgcagGGCCCCGCCCGCGGGATGCTGGACCACGCCCCCGACAGGGAGCCCGCCCGCCACAGAGAGACCACCCACCCGAATATGGGACCCCTCCCATCAATAACAGACCCCGATAGGGACAGAGATCACCCCCAGCAGCGAGACCGCTCCCCCGATAACAGACCCCGACAGGGACAGAGATCCCCCCCCCGGCAGCGAAATCGCTCCCCCGATAACAGACCCTAGCAGGGAGAGAGATCAGCCCCGGCAGCGAGACCGCTCCCCTGATAACAGaccctggcagggagagagatCAGCCCCGGCAGCGAGACCGCTCCCCCGATAACAGACCCTGGCAGGGAGACTGCTCCCGGCAGGGAGACCGCCCCTTCGAACAGCCAGGCCGCGCCCCCGCCGATAGCCCCCGCCCCTGCCCCCCGTGCTCGGTGACTCTCACAGACATCCCCCCCCCCGGGTGTTCTTTGGGGTCCTGTATCCCAGAGCGGCTCTCGGGGATCCCCACCCCGCGGCGGTTCGGGGGCTTCCCCATCCCAGGATGACTCCTGAGGGCCCCGTTCCCGGGGTCCCCCGTGCCAGATCACTTTTCGCAGACTCCCACGCAATGGGGGTTCTCGGGGTCACGCACTCCAAGGGCAGTTTTCAGGGACCCCCATCCCGGGCTGCTCTGGGAGACTCCCAGTCCTTGGGGTTGTCTGCGCCAGGACAGCCCCGACAGTGCCCACATCCCCAGTCCCCTACGCCCCCATAGTCCTCCCCATagtcctccccagccccctACGCCCCAAACGCAGCTCCTGGGTGGAGAAAATCGGCATTTCCGGGGATTCCCCTCATTTCCCGACTTGAGTCGGGGGGCACATCACGGACATTTGCGGGTATCGAAGCAGTTCGGAGCCTGGAGATTTTTGGGGTGTAAATGCGTCTCAATTTTCGCCCAAATTATCCAAAATCTGCCCCTCACCCCTCCATGGTGATGGCTCTCCCGAAGAGGTTTTCTTGGGGGAAGGAGGCGgcctggggggacacagggggtgACCAGAGGCGGAGGGATAGGTCcgggggagggacagggacctcACCCGGTGGTGTCCCCAGAATGAGTTAATGGGACATTAGCAGCTCATTGTTCCCCCACCATCTGGCTGGCACCGCGCCGCCACCGCGTGGGGAAGGGTTGCTCGGAGGATTTCGGGGTGGCCCTCCATCGGGTCCCCTTTTTCTCCCTTGAGCCTTCCTCCACATTCGGGGTCTCCAGACTAAAGTTGGGAGAGCAACAAGGACGCGGAGATGGGGGGTTCCCCCAAAACTCCTGCAGCGTCTCACCCCCACCCCTGCGGACTCAGGGGCCACGGGGGGACCAACTCCCCCATGACCCACCACCTTAACTCATCGGGAAAATAACGGGGCCccgagctctccctgccccggGAGGGTAAGGTGGGGTTTAAtgagcccctccaggcccccAGTTTGTCCCCAGAGATAGCGAAGGTTCCAGTGCTCTGTCAGGATTTGTCTCCTTGGGGCTTCTGGCTTCAGGGTTCAAGGGTCCTGAGGCACTTAGAAGTCCCGGGGTTGCTGTAGGTCCTGGGGTACCTGAGGGTCCCAGGTTGTCCAAGGGTTCTGGGGGTGGCTGAGAGTCCTGGGGTGTTCAAGAGTCCCAGAGTGGCCAAAGGTCATGGGGTGTGTGCTGGGTCCTGGGGTACCTGAGGGTCCCAAATCCGGACTTCCTGGAGTGACCAAGGTAAAGGAACAGTGGAAGGTCCTGGGGTGGTTGAGGGTCCCATGGTGGCTGAAGATCCTGGGGTGTCAGATGGTCCCACCTTACACCCCTCATCCCctccatcccatggatcccccATCTATTCATCTGATCATCACCCCAAGAACACCAGATGTCACCTCCTGGTTGATGAAACCCATTGAGGAGGCTCTCCTGTGTTTATAGGACCTACAAAAATGTTGGGAAACACCCCAAAACTGCAGGGCTACCAGTGCCTTCTTTATGATTTAGGAAGTCATACAAGCGCAAAGTTTTGGGGCACCTGGGGAGTGCTGGGTGGCATGGGATGTTCACTCTTCACGTCCCCTGTTGGGAACCAGCCACCTCCTCACACCTTGAGGATTCGTCCCATGTTATTTATGGGAAATATGGGCAAAAATAATGCATAAGGggattatttacattttttagcATCCTGGGACTCACACAGACCCCTGGACATGTACCCCTAAACAAGGAGCTGTCTGGGAAGGGGCAGATGTGAACTTCCCATTCAGCACGTGGCTGGAAATGTTAATTAAACACAGGGCAATAAAACATCTGGAGGGCTGAGAGTGGGGAAGGGCCAGCCGGCACGACCCCCCgcagctgcctcctgcttttccttgggAATCTTGGGCAGGGGGGACTGGGGTCACCAGCGATTTCGATGATACAAAAGCCTTTTCATGAAGTATTTCAGGCAAAGCAACTGAAGAACCTTTGTGGCGCAGAGCAAGGGGCTgccggggggggggggtggggtaTGGCGGGTGGTGGCCCCAGGGGTTTGGGGGCTGGAGATGGCTGGAGATTGGGGTTCACGGTCAGGCTGTGGGTGATGGGATGGGACAAAGACAATGGTTTGGATATGGTGGATTAAACCCCCTTTGGTGCCACCCCACCAGCCCTGCAAGTGCCTGTCATGGGGGAACAAGCCCgccctgtaaaaaaaaaaaaaaaaaagtggaaaaaggtTTTTAAGAGGACTCTATCCTGCAGGCTGGCAGGTCCCATCATGGCAGTACCCTGCTTCCAGTGTGGGGAGGGATGGGCATCTCCCTCTGAGTATTCTCTAGGGTAGGGGCAGGGGCACTGGGGTGTACTGGGGTCGCTCTGGTGTTGTGAAACACAtgggtgggacagggacaccgtGGCAAGCCAAGGTCTCCCTAGTGACATGTGGGCTCTCCTGATACATGGAAACACACAAATGCGATACATGCACCCTGGCAGGACAGGAATGGTGGAGTGAGGGGCACCCTGGGTAGGATGGGGGCACTCAGGGAGGGTGGAGACAACTGAATGGGATGGGGGCACCCAGATGGGAGGGGACACCCTGGGACGGATGAGGGGACTTAGGGCATGATGGGGAGACtagggcagggtgggaggcacACGGACGGAATGGGGGAGACAGTGGGTAAGCTGAGAACACTCAGATGTGTCAGAAGTGTCACTCCGTATGGAATGGGGAGACCACGGGTGGAACGGAAACGCTCGGATGGGAGGTGACACCCTGCATGGGACGGGGCGACCCCAGCTGGGGCATCCTGGAAAAGGTGGAGGAACCCTGGATGGGATGAGGACGGCACGGACGGGATGGGGAGAGCCGGAACAGGACGGGGCTCCCCGAACTTGCAGGGAGCCCCGGACGCGGAGGGACCGAGCGTCGCCCCGTGGGCGCCCCGTGGGcagcggggccgctccgccggcGGGGCCGGTGCGGAGCCGGCGGCAGGAGCAGTGCGGAGCGGtgcgggcccggcggggcggtgcgagcccctgcccggcccccgGTGTCGGTTTGCATCCCGGCtcctccccgccccgccgccccgcgcaTTCCCGACCCTccgggcggtggcggcggcggcggcggggcccggcggggccggggcgggacCCCACGATGCCGCAGCTGGAACCGACGGGGGGAGACGACTTGGGGGCCCCCGACGAGCTCATCGCCTTCCAGGACGAGGGCGAGGAGCAGGACAAGGGCGCGGGGCGCGGCTCGGCCCACGGGGACCTAGACGAGCTCAAGTCCTCGCTGGTCAGCGAGACCGAGAACCGGGGGGTCCCCGGCCCCGTAGTCGGCCCCGGCCCCGAGGTGAGGCGAGGGAcggcggggagccggggggaggcgccccccgcccggccccgctccgctcaCCGCCTCTCCCCGCAGGCGGAGgggcccccgccgccccgggaaAGTTTCCAGAAGCCGCGGGACTCTCTGGCAGAAGGTACCGGACCCCCGCTCCCGGCgcccccctgctcccctccacaTCCCCCGGGACTGGCCGTCACTTCCCAACTTCTTTGTTTCCGCCCCCGGCTGCGGGCGGGACCCCTTGTGTGCCCCTCCGTCTCCCCTCCCGTGTCCTGCAGTTCTCCGCATGGTGTCTCTCACAGTCGTGTCCTCACCCCCCGTGTGTGTCCCCCCCGTATCCCACCCGCCGTGTTCCTCTCCCTGGTGTCCtcaaaccccccccccccgctcccCCAATTCCCCTCTCCATGTCCTCACCCTCGTGTCCTCGCCCCCCCGTGTGTCCATCCGCCGTGTCCCCCAGTTCAGCTCCCCGTGTCTGGCCCCCGTCTCTGCCCTCCCGTCGTGACCCCTCTCCCGCCCCCCCGCGCCAGTAACCGGCTCCGGTTGCTTCCCCACCGATGGATGGGTGCCCCCCGTGGCTCCACGGAGCAGCCGGGCTCGGGACACCCCCACGGCTGGGTCCTTTCGGGGAGTGATGAGCCCCGGGACCCGCCGCTCCCCGGGACTTCCCCCGTACAGCTGAGATCCCCCTCCCGTGGGGACCGCACTCCCCGGAAGATTCAAGAACACCCCCAAGAGACTCGGACACCCCAGAGGGACCTGTCCGggcccctccccagcagggatgcCCCAACAGATCCCCCTAAAGGACTTGCACACCCC
This genomic window contains:
- the DBNL gene encoding drebrin-like protein, translated to MALNLAKNGRALQEAYGSVVAAGSATDWALFTYEGNSNDLRVAGSGDGGLEEMVEELNSGKVMYGFCRVKDPNSGLPKYVLVNWTGEGVNDMRKGACANHVSTVANFLKGAHVTINARAEEDVEPELIMEKVAKASGANYSFHKESIKFQDSGPQAPVGSVYQKTNAMSEIKRVNKDNFWAKAEKDEENRRLEEKRRAEEERQRLEREWRERELQEAAGREQMFKARSCEIEAQKRLQQQPEAENRDREQHQWKEQAEEYEAQQQRGVKRSESVEKAQEAATLIAQRAVNPRDIFKQREKAGPGDVGMPAQPGKLRSPFLQKEMNSVPSPASSSQDVWGSPPASPVPAAGRDSGYNSGVPGSHMEENLYEEPPEASAIYEEPPQEQADNAKYDYRVEYQEPLDLAGKGLCARALYDYQAADDTEISFDPENIITNIEMIDEGWWRGYGPDGHFGMFPANYVELIE